A genomic segment from Paenibacillus sp. FSL K6-1096 encodes:
- a CDS encoding beta-ketoacyl synthase N-terminal-like domain-containing protein, with amino-acid sequence MSRVGIYGYAVVTDSALYVGDRKNVWNEDGEKQYLTGISLKSTSQLSRNLGVAVKAAMEESLLKPEPEQLGVIMGSSLGSSAKIADFHKVAIESGPDMVSPMEFPSTVANAPSSLVGIWFKLKGPCIALSNGDSSALDAIALAYDEIKYNGYPYFMAGGADQLTTGVEEGYAECYGADRQLEGLHLEDGAGAALVSAIGPEDDRYKAEIIGYVNLNFSKGGDIADRMLGAIRSLLHKHEVEPGDILAATTYRPYQAIQTELEGLLEQTELAISYWNRDYNSNPNRLAANGIMSLIHAMTVQGADGRAYPYRLLFETSGSGKLSAVLMKLNFVLKLKGE; translated from the coding sequence GTGAGCAGAGTCGGAATCTACGGATATGCAGTAGTAACAGATTCAGCGCTATATGTCGGGGACCGTAAAAATGTATGGAATGAAGATGGGGAGAAGCAGTATCTAACAGGCATAAGCCTAAAATCAACCAGCCAGTTAAGCCGGAATTTGGGAGTGGCCGTCAAAGCGGCCATGGAGGAATCCCTCCTGAAGCCGGAGCCAGAACAACTGGGAGTAATTATGGGAAGCTCGCTCGGTTCCTCTGCAAAAATAGCTGATTTCCATAAAGTAGCTATTGAATCGGGACCGGATATGGTGAGTCCGATGGAGTTCCCGTCGACGGTAGCCAATGCTCCCAGCAGCCTGGTCGGGATCTGGTTCAAATTGAAGGGGCCTTGCATTGCTCTATCCAATGGGGATTCATCTGCGTTAGACGCCATAGCCCTAGCTTATGATGAAATCAAGTATAACGGGTACCCCTATTTCATGGCGGGTGGCGCAGATCAGTTAACTACGGGGGTAGAGGAAGGTTATGCCGAGTGTTACGGGGCCGATCGTCAGCTGGAAGGTCTGCATCTGGAGGATGGAGCGGGCGCAGCACTTGTGTCGGCCATTGGTCCGGAGGATGACCGTTATAAGGCAGAAATAATCGGCTATGTAAATTTGAATTTCAGTAAAGGGGGTGACATTGCGGACAGGATGCTGGGGGCAATCAGGAGCTTGCTTCATAAACATGAAGTTGAGCCGGGAGATATTCTGGCTGCCACCACATACAGACCTTACCAAGCAATCCAGACGGAGCTTGAAGGACTACTTGAACAAACTGAGCTAGCAATTTCTTATTGGAACCGTGATTACAACAGCAATCCGAATCGTCTGGCCGCAAACGGGATAATGAGCTTGATCCATGCCATGACAGTACAAGGTGCTGACGGCAGAGCATATCCGTACAGACTGTTGTTTGAAACCTCAGGCAGCGGAAAGTTATCAGCAGTATTAATGAAACTCAATTTCGTGTTGAAACTGAAAGGGGAATGA
- a CDS encoding condensation domain-containing protein, translating to MAERHPSGVTGKDIAVIGYAIRIPGASEEGAIWRVWENEEDRISTFPSSRIQDLNGILPFIQSKEAADGFLPGAYFQDITGFDHSFFHMSFTEACLTDPYQKIFLETAYTAVEHAGYGGSALSGSKTGVYVGYGDGPDYLEFMKQEMGGELTSSPDLKMSGVIGSLGSLVAGRVCHFLGLQGPGIVIDTLCSSSLTAVHQALSAIQRGEVEMALAGGIKLELNPLDSGFRRHGFEAQNGRTMPFDENATGYARSEAAGVVLLKPLDTATQDGDFIHAVIKVSACLHGGGTMGVVTPSFEGVERVVLQALESAGVNAEDISYLETNGTGSRMSDSMELFGLHRAFSHYTSKKQFCGIGSFKANIGHPVHASGIVGLIKIIMAMKHRQIPASIHFEHPNNLFNFMDSPFYMNDRTREWKGAEHSLICGINTMGMSGTNSHVIVAEAPFIAKSPGQEMAGPASYIFVLSSMSKGSLYSLVDRYIAMLQSAQTLNLRDICYTLQRGRGHYEERLAIVFRSREDLLGKLLNLQAKIRTQQGNEVNGIYLRTHHLITAKQSKSRAEDITRMECKQLSVQARVLGEQLIEELTVREELLHTLCDLYTRGADVPWDVFYSKDKPNKAELPTYVFDTSACWYTHLGAASGESNQMQSEVAAAAVADHNVDADSIGGQIKGIWHSILQREGLGDEDHFFELGGDSISLFQMLSLIQKTFQITLNIEEVMLNPTLNTVSELVQSALNQQVDADSLLMLPEMKPADTQGSYPLSANQTRLFAIHGLQGNSVSYNLPAAVEAGEGSDLPKLINSFQCLVDRHEILRTAFEAGDGPPRQYIQDTIQLLPEYYCLEEYESLEDILDRFIRPFDLGKAPLLRIGIVQRHLRNPVLLFDMHHIISDRTTVDLLLCELVDLYNGQTPAPVPLHYKDYACWEQLFHETAVFRKQERYWVSQFSSPVTPVSLPLDYERPISPSYAGGKLQSQPSTVMSGQITGLAEACGVTPFVIGLSAYLVLLYKYTACEDLVVGTPVLGRVGTGADRMLGMFANTLALRNRINGSMTVRDIIQSVKFSSYAAFANQNYPLHELLDQISWKREPNRHPLFDTCFAWMNKEHSIYSFHGVELSWMDIPQRSTLFDLSFNLYDRAEGLVIETVYAAELFKAETMELMLSHYAAIVQQMADKLDTAMEQVMLPVNFKKVELLDEEGSFEFY from the coding sequence TTGGCTGAGAGGCATCCATCCGGAGTTACGGGTAAGGATATTGCGGTTATTGGGTACGCCATTAGGATTCCGGGGGCTTCTGAAGAGGGAGCGATTTGGCGTGTTTGGGAAAACGAGGAAGACCGGATTTCAACTTTCCCGTCTTCCAGGATACAGGACCTTAACGGAATTCTGCCCTTCATTCAGTCCAAGGAAGCTGCAGATGGCTTTTTACCGGGAGCTTACTTCCAGGACATAACTGGTTTCGATCACAGCTTCTTTCATATGAGTTTTACAGAGGCGTGTTTGACAGATCCTTACCAGAAAATTTTTCTCGAAACAGCTTACACCGCTGTAGAACATGCAGGTTACGGCGGCTCTGCTTTGAGCGGTTCTAAGACAGGCGTATACGTAGGTTATGGTGACGGGCCAGATTATTTGGAATTTATGAAGCAGGAGATGGGAGGAGAGTTAACCTCGTCTCCTGATTTGAAGATGTCCGGGGTCATCGGCAGCTTAGGATCACTGGTGGCTGGACGCGTATGTCACTTCTTGGGATTGCAGGGCCCGGGGATTGTTATAGATACCTTGTGCTCCTCCTCTTTGACAGCCGTTCACCAGGCATTGTCCGCGATTCAGCGGGGAGAAGTAGAGATGGCATTAGCCGGCGGGATCAAGCTGGAGCTGAATCCTCTGGACAGCGGATTTCGCCGACACGGGTTTGAAGCGCAGAATGGTAGAACGATGCCGTTTGATGAGAATGCGACAGGTTACGCCCGGAGTGAAGCTGCCGGGGTTGTCCTGCTGAAACCGCTGGATACCGCAACTCAAGATGGGGATTTCATACATGCTGTCATCAAAGTTAGTGCCTGCCTGCATGGCGGAGGAACCATGGGAGTCGTCACCCCTTCCTTTGAAGGGGTGGAGCGCGTTGTTCTTCAAGCGCTGGAATCGGCAGGTGTAAATGCAGAGGATATTAGTTATTTGGAGACGAACGGGACCGGCAGCCGAATGTCTGACTCTATGGAGCTGTTTGGCTTGCATCGGGCATTTAGCCATTATACTTCCAAAAAACAATTTTGCGGAATCGGCAGCTTCAAAGCAAATATAGGTCATCCGGTCCATGCTTCAGGGATCGTCGGGCTGATCAAGATCATTATGGCAATGAAACACAGGCAAATTCCAGCTTCCATCCATTTTGAGCATCCGAACAATCTATTTAATTTCATGGATTCACCATTCTATATGAACGACCGTACCCGGGAATGGAAGGGAGCAGAGCACTCCCTGATCTGCGGCATTAATACGATGGGGATGAGCGGGACGAATAGTCATGTGATCGTTGCTGAAGCTCCATTCATCGCTAAGTCTCCCGGCCAAGAGATGGCGGGCCCGGCAAGCTACATATTTGTTCTGTCATCTATGAGCAAGGGTTCGCTGTATTCCCTTGTGGATAGGTATATTGCTATGCTCCAATCTGCACAAACCCTGAATCTCAGGGATATCTGTTATACATTGCAGAGGGGCAGAGGTCATTATGAGGAGCGGCTGGCCATTGTTTTCCGGAGCCGGGAAGATCTGCTTGGCAAGCTATTGAATCTTCAAGCGAAGATACGCACTCAGCAGGGCAACGAGGTTAATGGAATCTATCTCCGCACTCATCACCTCATCACAGCTAAACAAAGCAAGAGCAGGGCAGAGGACATTACCCGGATGGAGTGCAAACAGCTCTCTGTACAAGCCCGGGTGCTGGGAGAGCAATTAATAGAAGAGCTGACTGTTCGGGAAGAACTCTTGCATACTCTATGTGATCTTTATACACGAGGGGCGGATGTGCCTTGGGACGTCTTCTACTCTAAAGACAAGCCTAACAAAGCGGAGCTGCCTACCTATGTGTTTGACACCAGCGCTTGCTGGTATACCCATCTCGGTGCAGCAAGCGGAGAATCCAACCAGATGCAGTCGGAAGTAGCTGCTGCTGCAGTAGCCGACCACAATGTTGATGCAGATTCAATCGGCGGTCAGATTAAGGGGATATGGCACTCTATACTCCAGAGGGAAGGTTTGGGGGATGAGGATCACTTTTTTGAACTGGGCGGCGATTCTATTTCTCTGTTCCAAATGCTGAGCCTGATCCAGAAGACGTTCCAGATCACATTAAACATTGAAGAAGTCATGCTGAATCCGACGCTTAACACCGTGTCTGAACTGGTACAAAGCGCACTGAACCAGCAGGTGGATGCCGATTCGCTGCTTATGCTGCCTGAGATGAAGCCGGCGGATACCCAAGGCAGCTACCCGTTGTCAGCCAATCAGACCCGGCTGTTTGCCATTCATGGTCTGCAAGGGAACTCTGTCAGCTACAATTTGCCCGCTGCAGTTGAAGCTGGTGAAGGAAGTGATCTGCCCAAGCTGATAAACTCCTTCCAGTGTCTGGTAGACCGCCATGAAATTCTGCGGACAGCCTTTGAAGCCGGGGACGGGCCGCCGCGCCAGTATATCCAGGATACCATACAGCTTCTCCCGGAATATTACTGCTTAGAAGAATACGAATCGTTAGAGGATATTCTGGACCGCTTCATCAGACCGTTTGATCTGGGGAAGGCGCCACTGCTGCGGATCGGAATCGTGCAGCGTCACCTGCGCAACCCGGTTCTGTTATTTGATATGCACCACATCATATCAGACCGTACAACGGTTGATCTTTTGCTGTGTGAGTTGGTGGACTTATACAATGGACAGACTCCAGCGCCGGTACCCCTGCATTACAAGGATTATGCTTGCTGGGAACAGCTTTTCCATGAAACAGCCGTATTTAGGAAACAGGAGAGATACTGGGTAAGCCAGTTTTCTTCACCCGTTACCCCGGTGTCGCTGCCTCTTGATTATGAGCGCCCTATATCCCCAAGTTATGCTGGCGGCAAGCTTCAAAGTCAGCCTTCTACGGTAATGAGCGGGCAGATAACTGGCCTGGCTGAAGCGTGCGGCGTTACACCGTTTGTCATTGGGCTTAGCGCCTATCTGGTCCTGCTCTACAAATATACGGCATGCGAAGATTTAGTAGTGGGCACTCCCGTATTGGGAAGAGTGGGGACAGGCGCGGACAGAATGCTTGGAATGTTCGCTAATACACTAGCCTTACGCAATCGTATAAATGGTTCCATGACGGTCAGAGATATCATACAGTCTGTTAAATTCAGCAGTTATGCTGCCTTTGCCAACCAAAACTACCCGCTCCATGAGCTGTTGGATCAAATCAGTTGGAAACGTGAGCCCAATCGTCATCCCTTGTTCGATACCTGCTTTGCCTGGATGAATAAAGAGCATAGCATCTATTCTTTTCATGGGGTGGAGTTAAGCTGGATGGATATTCCTCAAAGAAGTACACTCTTCGACCTAAGCTTCAACTTGTACGATAGAGCCGAAGGGCTGGTAATCGAAACGGTGTATGCAGCAGAGCTGTTCAAGGCTGAGACGATGGAGCTTATGCTGAGTCATTATGCAGCCATCGTACAACAGATGGCCGATAAACTTGATACTGCAATGGAACAAGTGATGCTGCCGGTGAATTTCAAGAAGGTTGAACTGCTTGATGAAGAGGGAAGCTTTGAATTTTATTAA
- a CDS encoding SDR family oxidoreductase — MELARRGVHVVFTFLNHEQLSLQLVAEAAQLGGSAEGHSVDSRDSQAISSFIKMLINRYGSIDILVNNSGIKHDVPLLMMKEQDWNNVVNTNLNSVFHFSKQVSFYMLKQKKGRIINISSISGIYGLAGQTNYSATKAGIIGFSRALAKELAPYEIPVNVIAPGGVDTEMTQQMKDSGRNELLAAIPAKRFGRPDEVANVAAYLSLDSPAYLTGGVLVLDGGMGIG, encoded by the coding sequence TTGGAACTGGCGCGCCGCGGGGTGCATGTGGTTTTCACCTTCTTAAACCATGAGCAGCTGTCACTGCAATTGGTTGCGGAAGCCGCGCAGCTGGGGGGTTCCGCTGAAGGGCATTCAGTGGATTCAAGAGACAGCCAGGCAATCAGCAGCTTCATTAAGATGCTGATTAACCGATATGGTTCAATTGATATTCTTGTCAACAACTCGGGAATCAAGCATGATGTTCCGCTCCTGATGATGAAAGAGCAGGACTGGAACAACGTAGTTAATACGAATTTAAACAGCGTCTTCCATTTCTCAAAGCAAGTTAGCTTTTATATGTTGAAGCAAAAAAAGGGCAGAATTATTAATATCAGTTCAATTAGTGGCATATACGGGCTGGCGGGACAAACCAATTACTCGGCAACAAAAGCTGGAATTATTGGGTTCTCCCGGGCTTTAGCCAAAGAACTCGCCCCCTACGAGATTCCGGTCAATGTTATCGCTCCGGGAGGAGTGGATACAGAGATGACACAGCAGATGAAGGATAGCGGGCGAAATGAGCTGCTTGCAGCGATTCCGGCCAAAAGATTTGGCCGCCCGGATGAAGTGGCTAATGTGGCTGCCTACTTATCCCTGGACAGTCCTGCTTATTTGACTGGAGGAGTCTTGGTGCTGGACGGAGGGATGGGCATTGGCTGA
- the fabZ gene encoding 3-hydroxyacyl-ACP dehydratase FabZ — protein sequence MVQGGYEYLKTKLQQRFPLMMVDRVRELAEDHSYIRTVKNVSGNEICFLGHFPHFSIFPGVLIIEAMAQSASVLFASDEAPSEDDLYLLGSVGNTRFLHPVFPGDQMEIRIDIIKRVPDACLVSGQVHVDGLLVAEGKLSFARRNRNGWEDK from the coding sequence ATGGTCCAAGGCGGATATGAATATCTCAAAACCAAGCTTCAGCAGAGATTTCCGCTCATGATGGTTGACCGGGTGCGGGAACTTGCGGAGGATCATAGTTACATACGGACCGTTAAAAATGTCAGCGGCAATGAGATCTGCTTCCTTGGCCATTTCCCGCATTTCTCGATTTTCCCGGGGGTCCTGATCATCGAAGCGATGGCTCAATCGGCATCTGTATTATTTGCCAGTGACGAAGCTCCCAGTGAAGATGACCTGTACCTGCTGGGCAGTGTTGGCAATACAAGGTTCCTCCATCCGGTTTTCCCCGGGGATCAGATGGAGATCCGGATCGATATCATTAAAAGGGTGCCGGACGCTTGCCTGGTCTCAGGTCAAGTACATGTTGACGGACTGCTTGTAGCTGAAGGCAAGCTGTCGTTTGCCAGAAGAAACAGGAATGGATGGGAGGACAAATGA
- a CDS encoding beta-ketoacyl-[acyl-carrier-protein] synthase family protein, which produces MMRRVVITGIGMITPVGTGMDKSWSSLLSGQSGVQEVQSFDPSKFRVKIAGEVKDFDPRTFMSLTQQDRMGRGAQYTYAVTQMAIEDAGLSIGELTSSMVGFYLGSTMGEAQVLENIVKNQVLGRPVPRQEYMHFPSHQMISTVMDEFKLNGPSNFFYNACAAGNYAIGMAADLIRRGKVDIAVSGGVDVISEVAFTGFNRLLSLDPERCRPFDKNRKGLVVSEGAAVLIMEEMEHALKRGANIYAEFSGYGLGMDAHHVTAPHPQGEGALRSIETALANAHLKPEDIDYISAHGTGTPANDKAESYAIKKVFGEQGDLPPVSSIKSMLGHAMGAASAIEAAASCLMITNQVMLPTINFEEPDTNCIQDCVANIPREAEIRHIASNAFAFGGNTACIILSRFQEEVQPS; this is translated from the coding sequence ATGATGAGAAGGGTTGTTATTACAGGTATTGGTATGATTACTCCTGTCGGCACCGGCATGGACAAAAGCTGGTCCAGCCTGCTGTCCGGCCAATCCGGGGTGCAGGAGGTCCAATCGTTTGACCCGTCCAAATTCCGGGTGAAAATTGCAGGCGAGGTCAAGGATTTCGATCCGCGTACCTTCATGTCCCTTACACAGCAAGATCGTATGGGGAGAGGGGCGCAATATACCTATGCCGTTACCCAGATGGCTATTGAAGATGCCGGGCTCTCCATAGGGGAGTTAACTTCCTCCATGGTTGGCTTCTACTTGGGCTCCACCATGGGAGAGGCGCAGGTTCTGGAGAATATCGTTAAGAATCAAGTATTAGGCAGGCCGGTCCCCAGACAGGAGTACATGCATTTTCCAAGCCATCAAATGATCTCAACCGTAATGGATGAATTCAAACTGAACGGTCCTTCGAATTTTTTCTATAATGCTTGTGCGGCCGGCAATTATGCGATCGGGATGGCGGCCGATCTTATCCGCAGAGGCAAAGTGGACATCGCGGTATCAGGCGGAGTGGATGTTATATCCGAAGTGGCTTTTACGGGATTTAACCGTCTGCTCTCTCTTGATCCGGAACGCTGCAGACCCTTCGACAAGAACAGAAAAGGGCTGGTAGTCAGTGAAGGTGCGGCCGTCCTGATCATGGAGGAGATGGAGCATGCACTTAAGCGCGGCGCAAACATTTATGCTGAATTTAGCGGCTACGGACTCGGGATGGATGCCCATCACGTAACAGCCCCCCATCCTCAAGGGGAAGGTGCGCTTCGCAGTATTGAGACAGCGCTGGCGAATGCACATTTAAAGCCGGAGGATATTGATTATATCTCGGCGCATGGAACCGGCACTCCGGCTAACGATAAAGCAGAATCTTATGCGATCAAGAAAGTGTTCGGTGAACAAGGTGATCTGCCTCCGGTAAGCTCGATCAAGTCTATGCTGGGACATGCGATGGGAGCTGCCAGTGCGATTGAAGCGGCAGCGTCATGCTTAATGATCACGAATCAGGTGATGCTGCCGACGATTAATTTTGAAGAACCCGATACGAACTGTATTCAAGATTGCGTAGCGAACATACCTAGAGAAGCCGAGATCCGGCATATTGCCTCTAACGCCTTTGCCTTTGGCGGAAATACTGCCTGTATAATTCTGTCCCGTTTCCAAGAGGAGGTGCAGCCGTCGTGA
- a CDS encoding acyl carrier protein, translating to MMVNENEIKDMLSEILETDVNVISEDALFVEDLGMDSLRVLEILAELEKKYSIQIPPERLTELKDVRGTIAVAKEICEAAQ from the coding sequence ATGATGGTTAACGAGAATGAAATCAAGGATATGTTATCGGAGATTCTGGAGACAGATGTGAACGTTATCTCTGAGGATGCTTTATTTGTAGAGGATCTGGGCATGGATTCATTAAGAGTGCTTGAAATCTTGGCCGAACTGGAGAAGAAGTATAGCATTCAGATTCCTCCTGAACGTCTTACTGAGCTGAAGGATGTCCGCGGAACAATAGCAGTTGCGAAAGAAATTTGCGAGGCTGCGCAATAA